In the genome of Mucisphaera calidilacus, one region contains:
- a CDS encoding deoxyribonuclease IV, whose protein sequence is MKTLFGSHLSIAGGMEKAAHEAEELGMGCVQVFTKNQRQWKAPALKDETVERWCEAVRATKLKTTVSHDSYLINLASKDAETRKKSLALLEVEIANCDALGIPWLVMHPGAHLGDGEAVGIDRIVAGLDRVHEALPDAQTVTCLEVTAGQGTNLGYRLEHLSAIIDKVALPERLAVCLDTAHLIAAGYDLTSGEGAEGVVQEVGAVLGFDRVRVMHINDSKVERGKRVDRHEHIGYGTVSPEAFSVLLNHKKLGRLPLILETPKAEAPDGRAWDLVNMESLVQMRDDVSGWKKLDG, encoded by the coding sequence ATGAAGACTCTGTTCGGCAGTCACCTTTCGATCGCGGGGGGTATGGAGAAGGCGGCGCACGAGGCGGAGGAACTGGGGATGGGGTGCGTGCAGGTGTTCACGAAGAATCAGCGTCAGTGGAAGGCGCCGGCGCTGAAGGACGAGACGGTGGAGCGTTGGTGTGAGGCGGTGCGGGCGACGAAGCTCAAGACGACGGTGAGTCATGACAGTTATCTGATCAACCTGGCGTCGAAGGACGCGGAGACGCGGAAGAAGTCGTTGGCGTTGCTGGAGGTGGAGATCGCGAACTGTGATGCGCTCGGGATCCCGTGGCTGGTGATGCACCCGGGGGCGCATCTCGGGGACGGCGAGGCGGTGGGGATCGATCGGATTGTGGCGGGGCTGGACCGCGTGCACGAGGCGTTGCCTGATGCGCAGACGGTGACGTGTCTGGAGGTGACGGCGGGTCAGGGGACGAACCTGGGTTATCGGTTGGAGCACCTGTCGGCGATCATCGACAAGGTGGCATTGCCCGAGCGTCTGGCGGTGTGTCTGGACACGGCGCACCTGATCGCGGCGGGTTATGACCTGACGTCGGGGGAGGGGGCGGAGGGTGTGGTGCAGGAGGTGGGGGCGGTGCTGGGTTTTGATCGTGTGCGTGTGATGCACATCAACGACTCGAAGGTGGAGCGTGGCAAGCGTGTGGATCGTCACGAGCACATCGGGTACGGGACGGTGTCGCCTGAGGCGTTCAGCGTGCTGTTGAATCACAAGAAGCTCGGGCGTCTGCCTCTGATTCTGGAGACGCCCAAGGCGGAGGCTCCGGACGGTCGTGCGTGGGACCTGGTGAACATGGAGTCGCTGGTGCAGATGCGTGACGACGTGTCGGGCTGGAAAAAACTTGACGGGTAG
- the upp gene encoding uracil phosphoribosyltransferase has protein sequence MMHDEQLRILDHPLADDALRLMRDETTGPAAFRGALERMTTLLCVAALEDAPRQAMLVRTPLEETAAATLGGRVLIAPVLRAGLGMVDPMLRLVPDAVVGCLGFYRNEQSLQPVAYYEKLPEAGEDYTTLVVDPMLATGGTSVAALDLLKERGFPSPKLLCVIAAPEGVMAVRSVHPDVAIVAGALDRELNERGYILPGLGDAGDRQLGTL, from the coding sequence ATGATGCACGATGAGCAACTCCGGATTCTGGATCACCCGCTGGCGGATGACGCATTGCGTCTGATGCGTGACGAGACGACGGGGCCGGCGGCGTTCCGCGGGGCGTTGGAGCGCATGACGACCTTGTTGTGTGTGGCGGCGTTGGAGGATGCGCCGCGTCAGGCGATGCTGGTGCGCACGCCTCTGGAGGAGACGGCGGCGGCGACGCTCGGGGGTCGGGTGCTGATTGCGCCGGTGCTGCGAGCGGGTCTGGGGATGGTGGATCCGATGCTTCGGCTGGTGCCGGACGCGGTGGTGGGCTGTCTGGGTTTTTACCGCAACGAGCAGTCGCTTCAGCCGGTGGCTTATTACGAGAAGCTGCCGGAGGCGGGCGAGGATTACACGACGCTGGTGGTGGACCCGATGCTGGCGACGGGTGGGACGTCGGTGGCGGCGCTGGACCTGCTCAAGGAGCGTGGTTTTCCGAGCCCGAAGCTGTTGTGCGTGATCGCGGCGCCGGAGGGCGTGATGGCGGTGCGGTCGGTGCACCCGGACGTGGCGATCGTGGCGGGTGCGCTGGATCGTGAGTTGAATGAGCGGGGTTACATTCTGCCGGGGCTGGGCGATGCGGGCGACCGCCAGCTGGGGACGTTGTGA
- a CDS encoding shikimate kinase: MDIVLIGYRASGKSSVGKRLAHDLERPFIDTDDLVRAHFQGDPISTIFANHGEPAFRAAETDIALDVLKRTNFVAAFGGGTPVQPRVTQALEDWPGLCVYLSAPAHVLAQRIDTDAGPGADRPSLTGQASAADEVARVLTPRIPIYQRCADLTIDVATTPIPQVIQQILDHLR; this comes from the coding sequence ATGGACATCGTACTCATCGGCTACCGCGCCTCAGGCAAGTCAAGCGTCGGCAAACGCCTCGCCCACGACCTCGAACGGCCCTTCATCGACACCGACGACCTCGTCCGCGCACACTTCCAGGGCGACCCCATCTCCACCATCTTCGCCAACCATGGCGAACCCGCCTTCCGCGCCGCCGAAACCGACATCGCCCTCGACGTCCTCAAACGAACCAACTTCGTCGCAGCCTTCGGCGGCGGAACCCCCGTCCAGCCACGCGTCACACAAGCCCTCGAAGACTGGCCCGGACTCTGCGTCTACCTCAGCGCACCCGCCCACGTCCTCGCCCAACGCATCGACACCGACGCCGGCCCCGGCGCCGACCGGCCCAGCCTCACCGGACAGGCCTCCGCCGCCGACGAGGTCGCACGCGTCCTCACCCCACGCATCCCCATCTACCAGCGCTGCGCCGACCTCACCATCGACGTCGCCACCACACCCATCCCCCAGGTCATCCAGCAGATCCTCGACCACCTGCGCTGA
- a CDS encoding DciA family protein: MDRKRQLEQLRLRRTSERLRRREADLSLGFMAKQFKAEVERPWKKVEAATDVWMALLPSSIAERTRLQGLDRGVLRVGVSDSATLYELDRLLRGGVQRELQRRVKGGVVSIRKIRLSLDPLASRHDDEPEMGA; the protein is encoded by the coding sequence ATGGATCGTAAGCGTCAGCTTGAGCAGTTGCGGTTGAGGCGGACGTCGGAGCGTCTGCGTCGGCGCGAGGCGGACTTGTCACTCGGGTTCATGGCGAAGCAGTTCAAGGCGGAGGTGGAGCGTCCGTGGAAGAAGGTGGAGGCGGCGACGGACGTGTGGATGGCGTTGCTGCCGTCGTCGATCGCGGAGCGGACACGGCTGCAGGGCCTGGATCGTGGCGTGCTGCGTGTGGGTGTGTCGGACTCGGCGACGCTTTATGAGCTGGACCGGTTGTTGCGGGGCGGGGTTCAGCGTGAGCTTCAGCGTCGGGTGAAGGGTGGTGTGGTGAGTATCCGAAAGATTCGTCTGAGCCTGGACCCGCTGGCGTCGCGTCACGACGACGAGCCGGAGATGGGAGCCTGA
- a CDS encoding FHA domain-containing protein — protein sequence MMVKADGSRREFPVEGQRVVVGRAGGCDLRIPVASVSRRHCLIEVSDDGLRLRDLGSSNGTFRNGTRVEEATLDAGDHIEIGPVTFRVLVNGQPDDGQPVITVIPQDQHATSGNDLKA from the coding sequence ATGATGGTGAAAGCCGACGGGAGCCGACGGGAGTTCCCCGTCGAAGGACAACGCGTCGTCGTCGGACGCGCAGGCGGCTGTGATCTGCGCATCCCCGTCGCCAGCGTCTCACGCCGACACTGCCTCATCGAGGTCAGCGACGACGGACTCAGACTCCGCGACCTCGGCTCCAGCAACGGGACCTTCCGCAACGGCACACGCGTCGAAGAAGCCACCCTCGACGCGGGCGACCACATCGAGATCGGGCCCGTCACCTTCCGCGTCCTCGTCAACGGACAACCCGACGACGGACAGCCCGTCATCACCGTCATCCCCCAGGATCAACACGCCACTTCCGGAAACGATCTCAAAGCCTGA
- the hemW gene encoding radical SAM family heme chaperone HemW, with product MDAHPSHFAQIYSVYAHVPFCFHKCHYCDFYSLAEPRGDASRHQPFARALLGELGALSESYRLEPTTVFVGGGTPTLMGADVWSSLLYDLQSLLDRSKLQEFTVEANPETVTEDLASVLVDGGVDRFSLGAQSFQPDLLKALERWHDPASVGRSVGILRKAGVSRLNLDMIFAIPGQTLEDLDRDLEAVLALEPDHVSCYGLTYEPNTPLTTKLRLGRVDRADEELERAMYERVMERLGAAGFEHYEISNWARPGQRCLHNMAYWENRDWLGVGPSAASHVGGRRWKNEAHLGRYLEGCPEPPVVDVEELNAAQRRGEQLMLRLRLIEGAPLPWLDALLPDGDWRWGEIKMLISMGLLERTGTHVRLTRAGLFVGDDVVARLL from the coding sequence ATGGACGCACACCCGAGCCATTTCGCCCAGATTTACAGCGTGTACGCGCATGTTCCGTTCTGCTTTCATAAGTGTCACTACTGCGACTTCTACAGCCTGGCGGAGCCGCGTGGGGACGCCAGTCGTCATCAGCCCTTTGCACGAGCGTTGTTGGGGGAGCTTGGAGCCCTTTCCGAGTCTTATCGGCTGGAACCGACGACGGTATTCGTCGGTGGCGGCACGCCGACGCTGATGGGTGCCGATGTCTGGTCGTCTCTGCTGTACGACCTGCAGAGTCTGCTGGATCGTTCGAAGCTGCAGGAATTTACGGTGGAGGCGAATCCGGAGACGGTTACAGAAGACCTGGCGTCGGTATTGGTGGATGGGGGTGTGGATCGGTTTTCCCTGGGTGCCCAGTCGTTTCAGCCGGACCTTCTGAAGGCACTGGAGCGGTGGCATGATCCGGCGAGTGTGGGTCGGTCGGTGGGCATTTTGCGCAAAGCGGGGGTGAGTCGGCTGAACCTGGACATGATTTTCGCGATCCCGGGCCAGACGCTTGAGGATCTGGATCGCGATCTGGAGGCGGTGCTGGCGTTGGAGCCGGATCACGTGTCGTGTTACGGGCTGACGTACGAGCCGAACACGCCTCTGACGACAAAGCTGCGTCTGGGTCGGGTGGATCGGGCGGACGAGGAGCTGGAGCGGGCGATGTACGAGCGGGTGATGGAGCGTCTGGGCGCGGCGGGGTTCGAGCATTACGAGATCAGCAACTGGGCTCGGCCGGGGCAGCGTTGCCTGCACAACATGGCGTACTGGGAGAACCGGGACTGGCTGGGGGTGGGGCCGTCGGCGGCGAGTCACGTGGGGGGTCGGCGTTGGAAGAACGAGGCGCACCTGGGGCGGTATCTGGAGGGGTGTCCGGAGCCGCCTGTGGTGGACGTTGAGGAGCTGAATGCGGCGCAGCGGCGTGGGGAGCAGCTGATGCTTAGGCTGCGTCTGATCGAGGGCGCCCCCCTGCCGTGGCTGGATGCGTTGCTTCCCGACGGTGACTGGCGCTGGGGTGAGATCAAGATGCTGATCTCGATGGGCCTGCTGGAGCGGACGGGGACGCATGTTCGGCTGACGCGTGCGGGGTTGTTTGTGGGTGACGATGTGGTGGCGAGGTTGCTGTGA
- the secA gene encoding preprotein translocase subunit SecA: protein MVSKAVSKVFSKLFGSRNQRMVKSYHRRVAQINEFESQVRQLTDEQLKARTAEFRQRVADGQAMSSILPEVMAVAREAMDRAVGLRKIFDPEAGFDPTQLPENLQPLYHETLEKSKAIEPQPVQGGAPAPGYLQVEVPLELYNAVREIYPQSRPPFRARPFDVQLIGGMVLSEGKVAEMKTGEGKTIVAPLACYAACIENHGCHVITVNDYLVQRDRDWVFPFYYALGLTVGAIHPHHMAPPQAKAEAYLCDVVYGTNSEFGFDYLRDNMKMSTQEQVQKRRDFCIVDEVDSILIDEARTPLIISGPAHDQQPRYALADQLARHLIQCQAEYNAADDKVEQANLRIKGLEGDIRNSRDKEKIAEMKAEMKELAHKIPILEAERDQFTQYYEVNRERKAVYLAHDGVEEAQKQANIGSFYVGNNMDLPHLLENALRAHVIYERDKEYVVQDGDVVIVDEFTGRLMVGRQWSDGLHQAVETKENVEVKQETQTMATVTLQNFFKLYKRLAGMTGTAITEATEFREIYELDVVCIPTNRDIARHDREDLIFLSAKDKWNAILDEIKRVHDYGRPVLVGTTSVEKSEMLSKLLTQRHGIKHETLNAKQHEREAHIVENAGELGAVMIATNMAGRGTDIKLRPIPREKLVRHWQQRNLLPKQASPDMADDELIALAYRHTAAVELGLKKRDVEELTDEDLKTQLFRKWVVQYSWVEEKKAERMDLEACIAELDALPDFRRHRLQIWDHIEAMGGLHIVGTERHEARRIDNQLRGRAGRQGDNGSSRFFISLEDDLMKLFAGKTTMAALSRLGMKEGDAIEHSWVTKSVERAQRKVEERNYQIRKQLLEFDELMEHQRNTFYDLRQRVLEGREIRDLIFEYFDEAIDDACELYLDPEYRRGQVAEWCRQNLEFSLDPARIHLDSRKDLEEAIRSGAIDDSRDTINVTLGEYMADPHNPDTWDTKGLSTWAMSRFSVNLPASRIKDMSEEQVRDALTEAAAEQVDKRDLSELAVYLEPKYGHERLAEWAKAKFEVTIEIDDIFERDVEDVIEHILEKAKHAYSEREIVYPVEYHLEAVYQGALQDQRWALDQLLGLANQRYQLGWTDDTVGTMTAQQIYDTLMDTAQLWLRDGKLESYLAEEVGQRQNDLPAVCAWVRERFGVEVLPDELDEADDVADYLNPRCRESLRSELTQLERFVLLQILDQAWKDHLYGMDQLKDSIGLRGYAEKDPRIEYKREGARQFREMQAGVRDRVTELIFRAKLTPNVQLRNVYGNQQQAMHPAAQSAIAGAAQNGGTATAEAPPMTAETEQRLKERAAQMREQGGAQPQAPLNRKQRRARGKGRG from the coding sequence ATGGTCTCCAAGGCCGTCAGCAAGGTCTTCAGCAAACTCTTCGGCTCACGCAACCAGCGCATGGTCAAGAGCTACCACCGCCGCGTCGCCCAGATCAACGAGTTCGAGTCGCAGGTCCGCCAGCTCACCGACGAACAACTCAAGGCCAGGACCGCCGAGTTCCGCCAACGCGTCGCCGACGGACAGGCAATGAGCAGCATCCTCCCCGAGGTCATGGCCGTCGCACGCGAGGCCATGGACCGCGCCGTCGGACTCCGCAAAATCTTCGACCCCGAAGCAGGCTTCGACCCCACACAACTCCCCGAAAACCTCCAGCCGCTCTACCACGAGACCCTCGAGAAATCTAAGGCGATCGAGCCCCAGCCCGTCCAGGGCGGTGCGCCCGCGCCCGGCTACCTCCAGGTCGAGGTCCCCCTCGAACTCTACAACGCCGTCCGCGAGATCTACCCCCAATCACGCCCGCCCTTCCGCGCACGCCCCTTCGACGTCCAGCTCATCGGCGGCATGGTCCTCTCCGAAGGCAAGGTCGCCGAGATGAAGACCGGCGAGGGCAAGACCATCGTCGCGCCCCTCGCCTGCTACGCCGCCTGCATCGAGAACCACGGCTGCCACGTCATCACCGTCAACGACTACCTCGTCCAACGCGACCGCGACTGGGTCTTCCCCTTCTACTACGCCCTCGGACTCACCGTCGGAGCCATCCACCCCCACCACATGGCACCCCCGCAGGCCAAGGCCGAGGCCTACCTCTGCGACGTCGTCTACGGCACCAACTCCGAGTTCGGCTTCGACTACCTCCGCGACAACATGAAGATGTCCACCCAGGAGCAGGTCCAGAAACGACGCGACTTCTGCATCGTCGACGAGGTCGACTCCATCCTCATCGACGAGGCACGAACACCCCTCATCATCTCCGGCCCCGCCCACGACCAGCAGCCACGCTACGCACTCGCCGACCAGCTCGCGCGACACCTCATCCAGTGCCAGGCCGAGTACAACGCCGCCGACGACAAGGTCGAGCAGGCCAACCTACGCATCAAGGGGCTCGAAGGCGACATCCGCAACTCCCGCGACAAGGAGAAGATCGCCGAGATGAAGGCCGAGATGAAGGAACTCGCCCACAAGATCCCCATCCTCGAAGCCGAACGCGACCAGTTCACCCAGTACTACGAGGTCAACCGCGAACGCAAGGCCGTCTACCTCGCCCACGACGGCGTCGAGGAGGCCCAGAAGCAGGCCAACATCGGTTCCTTCTACGTCGGCAACAACATGGACCTGCCCCACCTCCTGGAGAACGCCCTCCGCGCCCACGTCATCTACGAACGCGACAAGGAATACGTCGTGCAGGACGGCGACGTCGTCATCGTCGACGAGTTCACCGGACGACTCATGGTCGGCCGACAGTGGTCCGACGGACTCCACCAGGCCGTCGAAACCAAGGAGAACGTCGAGGTCAAGCAGGAAACGCAGACGATGGCCACCGTCACCCTGCAGAACTTCTTCAAGCTCTACAAGCGACTCGCCGGCATGACCGGCACCGCCATCACCGAGGCCACCGAGTTCCGCGAGATCTACGAACTCGACGTCGTCTGCATCCCCACCAACCGCGACATCGCGCGACACGACCGCGAAGACCTCATCTTCCTCTCCGCCAAGGACAAGTGGAACGCCATCCTCGACGAGATCAAACGCGTCCACGACTACGGCAGACCCGTCCTCGTCGGCACCACCTCCGTCGAGAAGTCCGAGATGCTCTCCAAGCTGCTCACCCAGCGCCACGGCATCAAGCACGAAACCCTCAACGCCAAGCAGCACGAACGCGAAGCACACATCGTCGAGAACGCCGGCGAACTCGGCGCCGTCATGATCGCCACCAACATGGCCGGACGCGGCACCGACATCAAGCTCCGACCCATCCCTCGCGAAAAACTCGTCCGGCACTGGCAGCAACGCAACCTCCTGCCCAAACAGGCCAGCCCCGACATGGCCGACGACGAACTCATCGCACTCGCCTACCGGCACACCGCCGCCGTCGAACTCGGCCTCAAGAAACGCGACGTCGAAGAACTCACCGACGAAGACCTCAAGACACAGCTCTTCCGCAAGTGGGTCGTCCAGTACAGCTGGGTCGAGGAAAAGAAGGCCGAACGCATGGACCTCGAAGCCTGCATCGCCGAACTCGACGCACTCCCCGACTTCCGACGACACCGACTCCAGATCTGGGACCACATCGAGGCCATGGGCGGTCTCCACATCGTCGGCACCGAACGCCACGAGGCACGACGCATCGACAACCAGCTCCGAGGCCGAGCCGGACGACAAGGCGACAACGGCTCCTCACGATTCTTCATCAGCCTCGAAGACGACCTCATGAAACTCTTCGCCGGCAAGACCACCATGGCCGCGCTCTCACGCCTCGGCATGAAGGAAGGCGACGCCATCGAACACTCCTGGGTCACCAAGTCCGTCGAACGCGCCCAACGCAAGGTCGAGGAACGCAACTACCAGATCCGCAAGCAGCTCCTCGAATTCGACGAGCTCATGGAACACCAGCGAAACACCTTCTACGACCTCCGCCAACGCGTCCTCGAAGGCCGCGAGATCCGCGACCTCATCTTCGAATACTTCGACGAGGCCATCGACGACGCCTGCGAGCTCTACCTCGACCCCGAGTACCGACGAGGCCAGGTCGCCGAGTGGTGCCGACAGAACCTCGAATTCAGCCTCGACCCCGCTCGCATCCACCTCGACTCACGCAAGGACCTCGAGGAAGCCATCCGCTCCGGTGCCATCGACGACTCCCGCGACACCATCAACGTCACCCTCGGCGAGTACATGGCCGACCCCCACAACCCCGACACCTGGGACACCAAGGGACTCTCCACCTGGGCCATGAGCCGATTCTCCGTCAACCTCCCCGCCTCACGCATCAAGGACATGTCCGAGGAGCAGGTCCGCGACGCCCTCACCGAGGCCGCCGCCGAGCAGGTCGACAAACGCGACCTCTCCGAACTCGCCGTCTACCTCGAACCCAAGTACGGCCACGAACGTCTCGCCGAGTGGGCCAAGGCCAAGTTCGAGGTCACCATCGAGATCGACGACATCTTCGAACGCGATGTCGAAGACGTCATCGAACACATCCTCGAAAAAGCCAAGCACGCCTACTCCGAACGCGAGATCGTCTACCCCGTCGAGTACCACCTCGAGGCCGTCTACCAGGGCGCCCTCCAGGACCAGCGATGGGCGCTCGACCAGCTCCTCGGACTCGCCAACCAGCGCTACCAGCTCGGCTGGACCGACGACACCGTCGGCACCATGACCGCGCAGCAGATCTACGACACCCTCATGGACACCGCACAGCTCTGGCTCCGCGACGGCAAGCTCGAGAGCTACCTCGCCGAGGAAGTCGGCCAACGACAGAACGACCTCCCCGCCGTCTGCGCCTGGGTCCGCGAACGCTTCGGCGTCGAGGTCCTCCCCGACGAACTCGACGAGGCCGACGACGTCGCCGACTACCTCAACCCAAGATGCCGCGAGAGCCTCCGCTCCGAACTCACCCAGCTCGAACGCTTCGTCCTCCTCCAGATCCTCGACCAGGCCTGGAAAGATCACCTCTACGGCATGGACCAGCTCAAGGACTCCATCGGACTCCGTGGCTACGCCGAGAAAGACCCGCGCATCGAGTACAAACGCGAGGGCGCAAGACAGTTCCGCGAGATGCAGGCAGGCGTCCGCGACCGCGTCACCGAACTCATCTTCCGCGCCAAACTCACACCCAACGTCCAGCTCCGCAACGTCTACGGCAACCAGCAGCAGGCCATGCACCCCGCCGCTCAGAGCGCCATCGCCGGCGCCGCGCAGAACGGCGGGACCGCCACCGCCGAAGCACCACCCATGACCGCCGAGACCGAGCAGCGACTCAAGGAACGCGCCGCACAGATGCGCGAGCAGGGCGGCGCCCAGCCGCAGGCACCCCTCAACCGCAAGCAGCGCCGCGCCCGCGGCAAGGGCCGGGGATGA
- the sucC gene encoding ADP-forming succinate--CoA ligase subunit beta: MNIHEYQARELLIKFGVPVPAAIVVTNPMDAAKAFDKLVTRQHGGGMAVVKAQVHAGGRGKGGGVRMVRSSDEARKAATEILTRPLVTPQTPPEGVPVTKLMVAAGVEIAKEYYLAIAVDRKNSAPIIVASAEGGMDIEQVAREKPEAIIREPISPIAGLAPYQARKIAYRLGFKGQQVRMAGKIMHQLSDLFLKCDCSLAEINPLIVTKPTDEHPDGVVMAVDAKINFDENALIRQEDIRSLEDPTEVNADEAHASRFGLSYIKLDGSIGCLVNGAGLAMATMDIIKLHGGEPANFLDVGGSASEEAVTEAFRIILQDPKVNGVLVNIFGGIAKCDTIARAIVVAAKEVGFTVPLVVRLEGTNVEEARKILEEAKAEIPTMQIGGDLTEAAKMITAATAA; encoded by the coding sequence ATGAACATTCATGAGTACCAGGCGCGCGAGTTGCTGATCAAGTTTGGTGTCCCCGTCCCGGCGGCGATTGTGGTGACGAACCCGATGGACGCGGCGAAGGCTTTCGACAAGCTGGTGACTCGTCAGCACGGTGGCGGGATGGCGGTGGTGAAGGCTCAGGTGCACGCGGGCGGGCGTGGCAAGGGTGGGGGTGTGCGGATGGTTCGTTCTTCGGATGAAGCGCGTAAGGCGGCGACGGAGATCCTGACGCGTCCTCTGGTGACACCTCAGACCCCGCCCGAGGGTGTTCCGGTGACGAAGCTGATGGTGGCGGCGGGCGTGGAGATCGCCAAGGAGTATTACCTGGCGATCGCGGTGGACCGTAAGAACAGCGCGCCGATCATCGTGGCGTCGGCTGAGGGCGGTATGGATATCGAGCAGGTGGCTCGTGAGAAGCCCGAGGCGATCATCCGGGAGCCGATCAGCCCGATCGCGGGTCTGGCGCCGTATCAGGCGCGGAAGATCGCGTACCGGCTCGGTTTCAAGGGTCAGCAGGTGCGTATGGCGGGCAAGATCATGCACCAGCTGTCGGACCTGTTTCTGAAGTGCGACTGCTCGCTGGCGGAGATCAACCCGCTGATCGTGACCAAGCCGACGGACGAGCATCCGGACGGCGTGGTGATGGCGGTGGACGCGAAGATCAACTTTGACGAGAACGCGTTGATCCGGCAGGAGGACATCCGTTCGCTGGAGGACCCGACGGAGGTGAACGCGGACGAGGCGCACGCGTCGCGTTTCGGTCTGTCGTACATCAAGCTGGACGGCTCGATCGGGTGTCTGGTGAATGGTGCAGGTCTGGCGATGGCGACGATGGACATCATCAAGCTGCACGGCGGGGAGCCGGCGAACTTCCTGGACGTGGGTGGTTCGGCGTCGGAGGAGGCGGTGACCGAGGCGTTCCGGATCATCCTGCAGGACCCGAAGGTCAACGGGGTGCTGGTGAACATTTTTGGTGGTATCGCCAAGTGCGACACGATTGCGCGGGCGATCGTGGTGGCGGCGAAGGAAGTGGGTTTCACGGTGCCGCTGGTGGTCCGCCTGGAGGGCACGAACGTCGAGGAGGCACGGAAGATCCTCGAGGAGGCGAAGGCGGAGATCCCGACGATGCAGATCGGCGGGGACCTGACCGAGGCGGCGAAGATGATTACGGCGGCGACGGCGGCGTAA
- a CDS encoding GNAT family N-acetyltransferase, translating into MAEVLSCRLAEADEGLVVQACALTEGQWPSDPPLDPVEKARGRVAEARAYTGDPERAAMMHFVVEGDRVLAAARTFARTIDTTAGGMTIMALGGVIVEETRRGNGYGRDVVRAAFERVDRGVFGFSLFQTGTHNRGFYAKLGAMYPGNRVINSLDERGPESPAFNVDELVVVYPEREGWPAGTIDLLGPGY; encoded by the coding sequence ATGGCTGAGGTGTTGTCCTGTCGGCTTGCGGAGGCGGATGAGGGGCTGGTGGTTCAGGCGTGCGCGTTGACGGAGGGTCAGTGGCCGAGCGACCCGCCTCTGGACCCGGTCGAGAAGGCGCGGGGTCGGGTTGCGGAGGCTCGGGCGTATACGGGCGATCCGGAACGGGCGGCGATGATGCATTTCGTGGTGGAGGGTGATCGCGTGCTGGCGGCGGCGCGGACGTTTGCGCGGACGATCGACACGACGGCGGGCGGGATGACGATCATGGCGTTGGGGGGTGTGATCGTTGAGGAGACTCGTCGGGGCAACGGTTATGGGCGAGACGTGGTGCGTGCGGCGTTTGAGCGTGTGGACCGGGGCGTGTTCGGGTTTTCGCTGTTCCAGACGGGGACGCACAACCGGGGGTTTTACGCGAAGCTGGGGGCGATGTATCCGGGCAACCGGGTGATCAATTCGCTGGACGAGCGTGGGCCGGAGTCGCCTGCGTTCAACGTGGACGAGTTGGTGGTGGTGTATCCGGAGCGGGAGGGCTGGCCGGCGGGGACGATCGACCTGCTGGGGCCGGGGTACTGA